A single region of the Granulicella aggregans genome encodes:
- a CDS encoding c-type cytochrome codes for MTQRSILCLLLAGSLAALATGCNAPGKPRLGAEEQVRPEQQLEFATLYKQNCAACHGANGQLAAAISLNNPTYLAIAGEANITHAISAGIPGTLMPAFGKAAGGMLTDQQVGVIAHGIVSEWGKPLPAGSPAPPPYAATLTGDATKGEQAFNTFCASCHGAGGMGKGHTGPIVDPAYLALVNDQFLRSNILAGKPESGMPDWSQHTVSGAKQIMTDAEVTDIVAWIASHRIATPGQPYQQHQ; via the coding sequence ATGACGCAACGCTCCATCCTGTGCCTGTTGCTTGCCGGCTCGCTGGCCGCTCTTGCTACCGGCTGCAACGCTCCCGGCAAGCCACGCCTCGGTGCCGAGGAACAGGTCCGCCCTGAGCAGCAGCTCGAGTTTGCCACTCTCTATAAACAGAACTGCGCCGCCTGCCATGGGGCGAACGGTCAGCTTGCCGCCGCCATCTCGCTGAACAACCCGACGTACCTAGCGATCGCGGGGGAAGCGAACATCACGCACGCAATCTCGGCTGGCATTCCTGGCACGCTAATGCCGGCCTTCGGCAAAGCTGCCGGAGGGATGCTGACCGATCAGCAGGTCGGAGTCATCGCTCACGGCATCGTCTCCGAGTGGGGCAAGCCGCTGCCGGCTGGATCGCCCGCGCCCCCGCCTTACGCCGCCACGCTGACCGGCGATGCAACCAAGGGAGAACAGGCGTTCAACACATTCTGTGCAAGCTGCCACGGAGCAGGCGGCATGGGCAAGGGACACACCGGCCCAATCGTCGATCCAGCCTATCTTGCGCTGGTGAACGACCAGTTCCTGCGCAGCAATATCCTCGCCGGCAAGCCGGAGAGCGGCATGCCTGACTGGAGTCAGCATACGGTCTCCGGAGCGAAGCAGATCATGACTGACGCCGAGGTCACCGACATCGTCGCCTGGATCGCCAGCCATCGCATCGCCACTCCCGGCCAGCCTTACCAGCAACACCAGTAG
- a CDS encoding QcrA and Rieske domain-containing protein, with protein MSEQNRFDQNSSEKDPLEQSVSEILPHPGESENNDLSPEAKAAAHSRRTFLFKLSVLLNGAVGAALAVPIVGYLLGPASKKAEAEGAWVGLGPADNFPVGETRLVDFESPVKGLGDGQTGKVACWVRRISASQFQVFAINCAHLGCPVRWFSESKLFMCPCHGGAYYENGDRASGPPERGLFEYKYKLTSDGLMIHAGDMPTLATQASCAGKDKPLIQIQAAETTQREEV; from the coding sequence TTGTCTGAACAAAACCGGTTCGATCAAAATTCGTCCGAAAAAGACCCGCTTGAACAAAGCGTCTCAGAGATCCTCCCCCACCCCGGAGAATCTGAAAATAACGACCTGTCGCCCGAGGCAAAGGCCGCCGCGCACTCCCGCCGGACCTTTCTCTTCAAGCTATCCGTGCTGCTGAATGGCGCGGTAGGCGCGGCCCTGGCCGTGCCGATAGTTGGATACCTGCTCGGTCCGGCGAGCAAGAAGGCGGAGGCAGAAGGCGCGTGGGTTGGGCTTGGTCCGGCCGATAACTTCCCCGTCGGCGAGACTCGGCTAGTTGACTTCGAAAGCCCGGTGAAGGGCCTCGGCGATGGCCAGACCGGCAAGGTCGCCTGCTGGGTGCGCCGGATCTCCGCGTCGCAGTTCCAGGTCTTTGCTATCAACTGCGCGCATCTTGGCTGTCCGGTCCGCTGGTTCTCGGAGTCGAAGCTCTTCATGTGCCCCTGCCACGGCGGGGCCTACTACGAGAACGGCGATCGCGCCTCCGGGCCGCCCGAGCGCGGGCTCTTCGAGTACAAGTACAAGCTGACCAGCGATGGCTTGATGATCCACGCAGGCGACATGCCAACGCTTGCGACACAGGCATCGTGCGCCGGCAAAGACAAGCCGCTGATCCAGATTCAAGCCGCAGAGACAACCCAGCGCGAGGAGGTCTAA
- a CDS encoding cytochrome b N-terminal domain-containing protein produces MASIKDRATEAGLGVFNWVESRLGLFKTAWGFASHPTPANNASWWYVFGSAATVLLILQVVTGILLALIYSPTAGDAWSSLNVLNHNIALGWYVRALHGWGSDFMIAIVLIHMVQVFLFGAFKFPRELTWIVGVLLLLLTLGMAFTGQVMRFDQDAYWGLGIGASISSRVPFIGAPLVHLVLGGPTIGAATLSRFFTLHVFVIPGILLASVGVHIWMTLFHGVSDWPVPGRIVRKETYVKEYHELTAKTGIPFVPDAAWKDAVFAAAIIFAVMACAFFFGPFGPGGPPDPTIIQTAPKPDYFFLWIYAVLAFLPPSIETPVMLVAPVIGIAAMLLLPLVSGEGERHWAKRPVAVLMVSVIAVSLGIFTHLGTYTPWSPIMNAWSSDPVPAKFLAHRTPLERQGAIVLQNKQCRNCHALDGVGGERGPALDDVASRMTEDQIIRQVLQGGGNMPAYGNALNPSETKALTQFLESLRGNDLAPAIDASRELTKTSEMKAPAEPARH; encoded by the coding sequence ATGGCAAGCATAAAGGACCGCGCAACCGAAGCCGGCCTCGGCGTCTTCAACTGGGTCGAGAGCCGGCTCGGTCTCTTCAAGACGGCGTGGGGTTTCGCCTCGCATCCCACGCCGGCGAACAACGCAAGCTGGTGGTACGTCTTCGGCAGTGCTGCGACCGTGCTGCTTATTCTGCAAGTGGTAACAGGCATCCTGCTCGCGCTGATCTACAGCCCCACGGCCGGGGATGCGTGGAGCTCGCTGAACGTCCTGAACCACAACATCGCGCTGGGCTGGTACGTGCGCGCGCTGCATGGCTGGGGATCGGACTTCATGATCGCCATCGTGCTCATCCACATGGTGCAGGTCTTCCTCTTCGGCGCGTTCAAGTTTCCACGCGAACTTACGTGGATCGTCGGTGTCCTGCTTCTGCTGCTGACGCTGGGCATGGCGTTCACTGGCCAGGTGATGCGCTTCGACCAGGACGCCTACTGGGGTCTCGGCATCGGTGCTTCGATCTCTTCGCGTGTGCCGTTCATTGGAGCACCGCTGGTGCACCTCGTCCTCGGCGGGCCTACTATCGGAGCGGCTACGCTCTCACGATTCTTCACGCTGCACGTCTTTGTCATCCCTGGCATTCTGCTGGCCTCTGTCGGGGTGCATATCTGGATGACACTCTTCCACGGCGTCAGCGACTGGCCTGTGCCCGGTCGCATCGTTCGCAAAGAGACCTACGTGAAGGAGTACCACGAACTGACGGCGAAGACCGGCATCCCCTTCGTTCCCGATGCCGCATGGAAGGATGCGGTCTTTGCTGCCGCGATCATCTTCGCCGTAATGGCTTGCGCCTTCTTCTTCGGCCCGTTCGGGCCTGGTGGCCCGCCTGATCCAACGATCATCCAGACCGCTCCCAAGCCTGACTACTTCTTCCTCTGGATCTACGCGGTGCTGGCCTTCCTTCCGCCGTCGATCGAGACGCCCGTCATGCTCGTCGCCCCGGTGATTGGCATCGCAGCGATGCTGCTTCTTCCCCTGGTCTCCGGCGAGGGCGAACGCCACTGGGCCAAGCGCCCGGTCGCTGTGCTGATGGTCTCGGTGATCGCGGTCTCGCTCGGCATCTTTACGCACCTTGGAACGTACACGCCTTGGAGTCCCATCATGAACGCGTGGTCGAGCGACCCGGTTCCGGCGAAGTTTCTCGCGCACCGCACGCCACTGGAGCGCCAGGGCGCGATCGTGCTGCAGAACAAGCAGTGCCGCAACTGCCACGCGCTCGATGGTGTTGGCGGGGAGCGTGGTCCGGCGCTCGATGACGTTGCCTCGCGCATGACGGAAGACCAGATCATTCGCCAGGTGTTGCAGGGCGGAGGTAACATGCCGGCCTACGGCAATGCGCTGAATCCATCGGAGACGAAGGCACTGACGCAGTTCCTTGAGAGCCTGCGCGGTAACGACCTCGCACCCGCGATCGACGCTTCGCGCGAACTCACCAAGACCAGCGAGATGAAGGCTCCCGCAGAACCGGCCAGGCACTAG
- a CDS encoding cytochrome c oxidase assembly protein — MSDAALAVFRAWELPVWLTASIVLTGVIYVRGWIVIRRSRPQQFGIDQLGFFFAGLVVLWLSIASPMDGFADTMLTAHMIEHLMLMSVIPPLLLLGLPAVPLLRGLPRTVVKFVAAPLIRARPLRRFSHWLVTPLVGFLAMNIAFLGWHVPAAYDFALEHEFWHDVEHICFLLTSILFWHCIIRPWPTKSGRRDWDVIVYILMAESINTLLCAFLAFCGRPVYQFYFTTTNPFGMAAVEDQTLGAVIMWVLGSFAFMIPAMGITIELLSGNRRPLTRHR, encoded by the coding sequence ATGTCCGATGCTGCACTTGCTGTCTTTCGCGCATGGGAGCTTCCGGTCTGGCTGACCGCCTCAATCGTGCTTACGGGCGTGATCTATGTGCGCGGCTGGATCGTCATTCGCAGGTCGCGACCGCAGCAGTTCGGGATTGATCAACTCGGGTTCTTTTTTGCCGGGCTGGTGGTGTTGTGGCTGTCTATCGCTTCGCCTATGGACGGCTTCGCCGACACCATGCTGACGGCACACATGATCGAACACCTGATGCTGATGTCAGTGATACCGCCGCTCCTGCTGCTAGGCCTTCCCGCAGTGCCGCTGCTGCGTGGCCTGCCTCGTACAGTGGTGAAGTTTGTGGCCGCGCCGCTGATCCGCGCCCGTCCTCTACGCCGGTTCAGCCACTGGCTGGTGACGCCGCTCGTCGGCTTCCTGGCGATGAACATCGCGTTCCTCGGCTGGCACGTTCCCGCCGCGTACGACTTCGCGCTGGAGCACGAGTTCTGGCACGATGTCGAACACATCTGCTTCCTGCTCACATCCATTCTCTTCTGGCACTGCATCATTCGACCGTGGCCGACGAAGTCTGGCCGTCGCGACTGGGACGTCATCGTGTACATCTTGATGGCGGAGTCGATCAATACCCTGCTCTGTGCCTTCCTCGCGTTCTGCGGGCGGCCGGTGTACCAGTTCTACTTCACCACGACGAACCCTTTCGGCATGGCTGCGGTCGAAGACCAGACTCTCGGCGCGGTCATCATGTGGGTGCTGGGATCGTTCGCGTTTATGATTCCCGCCATGGGCATCACGATCGAGTTACTGAGCGGCAACAGGCGGCCATTAACTCGTCATCGCTAA